In the Sarcophilus harrisii chromosome 3, mSarHar1.11, whole genome shotgun sequence genome, one interval contains:
- the B3GALT6 gene encoding beta-1,3-galactosyltransferase 6, with protein MNLLRLVCRHRTALALAGLALSAGALLWLARCAPEDPARVGRAAAAAHAPAGAGEPAERAFLAVLVVSAPAGVERRSAVRGTWLEGAGRPGPLADVWARFVVGTAGLEAAERHALEREQARHGDLLLLPQLRDAYENLTAKVLAMFAWLDEHVAFDFVLKADDDTFVRLGALRDELRARSPEQRGRLYWGFFSGRGRVQTGGRWREAAWLLCDHYLPYALGGGYVLSADLVRFVSRNRDVLQRWRSEDVSLGAWLAPLDVLREHDPRFDTEYRSRGCSNLYLVTHKQSPDDMRAKQRSLARDGRLCPQELRLRLSYIYDWDVPPSQCCRRREGIP; from the coding sequence ATGAACTTGCTGCGGCTCGTGTGCCGGCACCGCACGGCGCTAGCGCTGGCCGGCTTGGCGCTGTCCGCAGGCGCGCTGCTCTGGCTGGCCAGGTGCGCGCCCGAGGACCCGGCGCGGGTCGGCCGCGCGGCCGCCGCGGCGCATGCGCCGGCCGGGGCGGGCGAGCCCGCGGAACGCGCGTTCCTGGCCGTGCTGGTGGTGAGCGCGCCCGCGGGCGTCGAGCGGCGGAGCGCCGTGCGCGGCACGTGGTTGGAGGGCGCGGGGCGGCCCGGGCCTCTGGCGGACGTGTGGGCGCGCTTCGTAGTGGGCACTGCCGGGTTGGAGGCGGCCGAGCGGCACGCACTGGAGCGGGAGCAGGCGCGCCACGGCGACTTGCTGCTGCTACCGCAGCTGCGCGACGCCTATGAGAACCTGACGGCTAAGGTGCTGGCCATGTTCGCGTGGCTCGACGAGCACGTGGCCTTCGACTTCGTGCTCAAGGCCGACGACGACACGTTCGTGCGCCTGGGCGCCCTGCGCGACGAGCTGCGCGCGCGCTCCCCAGAGCAGCGCGGCCGCCTCTACTGGGGCTTCTTCTCGGGGCGCGGGCGCGTGCAGACGGGCGGGCGCTGGCGCGAGGCCGCCTGGCTGCTCTGCGACCACTACCTGCCCTACGCTCTGGGCGGCGGCTACGTGCTCTCGGCCGACCTGGTGCGCTTCGTGAGCCGCAACCGCGACGTGCTGCAGCGCTGGCGCAGCGAGGACGTGTCTCTGGGAGCCTGGCTGGCGCCCCTCGACGTGCTCCGGGAGCACGACCCGCGCTTCGACACCGAGTACCGCTCGCGCGGCTGCAGCAACCTTTACCTGGTGACGCACAAACAGAGCCCCGACGACATGCGCGCCAAGCAGCGCAGCTTGGCCCGCGATGGCCGCCTGTGCCCGCAGGAGCTGCGCCTGCGCCTTTCCTACATCTATGACTGGGACGTGCCGCCCTCGCAGTGCTGCCGGCGCCGCGAGGGCATCCCCTGA